The sequence TTGCAATCGCAATCGTCTCGGGGTCAAGATTCGGCATTGTTAGAACGGCTAATGAAATTGCGTTCACGATTATGACCGCACTGATAGCTAGCTCGAACTTTGTGTTGTAAACCAGGCGCGCCAGCCACTTGATTCGAAAAGGCTCTATTTCCTTAACTTTGCCATAGGCGCGCACATAGGAGGGGCTCGTGTCTCGTGTTGGCATTTTCCCCCGCTTTGATGAAACCAATATTTCATTTAGATTAGGGCCTGCCGCAGCCTTCAAAGGCTGAATGTGCTGTGAGTTTTTTGGAACTCCAGGTCGATCAAAACCGGACTCGGCATTCGAGCGACTCTTTGCGAACTACGGCGCAATATTCTGGAACACGCCCAACCTGCTAATTATTTAGCTAACAACTGTTGGGTCCACGGTCAGTTGATTTGGAACAATCTTCCCCGTGGAGAATGTGCCTCTAACCCAGAACCCGGCTTAAGAATGGAAAACTATTAGGGAGCCATTTGAACCGGAAAGCCTCTTCGTTGAATTGTTGATGGTCAAGAGTTCCGGGAGATTGTTAGCGCAAAGCCTATAAATGATCTATAGAAAGGCTTAGCCCGGTTGGGGTTACAAGTCTAAAACCCACCTCGCAGAAAACCGAGCGTGCAAGTATCGGTTGACGCTAGGGGTGGTCCGGAAGGCCTGCGATTTATTAGGCGGGGGCTTTAGTCACTAACTCGAAAAGTGACTTGATAAACTGAGCGCTAATCGAATAAATATCTTCTGAATTGGAGAGTTGGATGAATCATCTTCCACAAATTACCTCCTGGCCGGGTTGTCTAAGCCTCTCGTTTAGTCTCCAAGCTTGAATTGACAAGTTCGGCTCAAGCTTTTGATTGTCGGTACTCTCAATCCTTGAAACGCCGCCTGGAAAAAATCGCCACATTTCTTTGCATGTCTTAAATTTCATCGTCTCCAAGGATGTTGTACCTGATTCGTATTTGAGTCGAACTGAGTTTTTCGAAACCCCCGCTCTCAGGACAGAGGACTTGTCGGTTATGACATCTCCATTTTTCAGAACTACCGTGAGATTTCGATTCATGAAACCACCTGGGGAAATTGGAGAGCGGTTCGGCCTCAGCATTTGAATCGCGCTAAACCCCGAACCCTTAGGTCCTCCGGAATGCCAGACATAGTCCTTGGTGTCCACAGAGTATGAAATAACGCTGAATTTGCTTCCTGTCATCCAAGGTTGGAATACTTTGACTGTGGTGTCACTCATAGGCATGACCCATAGTTTCTTTTGGGCGTCAGATTTTTTTATGACAAGCTCGTGCTTCACTAACGGGTTCAGGCACTCAATCTGGTCATCATCCAGCCAGCCAAGCTTCCAGCGATGCCAATCGAATAGACGCGGCCCCACGTCTTCAAGATATTCAGACATTAGATCAAATACTCCAACGTTTTTCGAGCCATCCTTATTCGCCATGTACAAATCTGGCAGGCCGTAGACGTGCATCAGTTCGTGGATAGTGACGGTGGCGTCCTGGCCCAGTTGTCTCCAGCCGTCATTTCCCAAAAAAGCACCTCGAACAGTTTGCCCATCAGGGTACCGAAGATCCCATCCCGGCAAGGCGCCCGTTGCAACGGTAATCATGTTGGTTTTGGAAATGTAAAAAAGAGTTAGTTCGTAATCTGAAAAATCAATGTAAGGGTCTACCTCATCGATTGCATCATTAATCTTTTCCGTCCAAATAGCGTCTGCGTAATAACGGGCAGTTTTGGGGAGACGAACCCAGTTGTCCAGGACTTCAATTTCCAGCCCTAGCTTTCCCTGCGAATTCCTTTCCATAAATTCACTCACTTCATCTAAAAAAGTGAGCTGGGCCAGACTCTTTTTTTGCTCGGGTGCATCCGAGAAGTCCAACGGGATGACTACCATTTTTTGGTTGCCGATCGGGCGAAGAATCCGACTCCAATCGGTGATGTGGCCCGCGTCTTCGTAGCGGAACTGCGCAGAAGGAGTGTTATTTCCAACCTGTTTACAGATTGCGACTGGCAGAGTTTTCTCCGCTGCCGCGGCTGTTGATTGGGCCATAGAGCTTGAGGGGATAATCGGGAATAGGACCAGAGAGATTGCCAGTAGAGGCGTAAGTTTGGATGCTAACGATTTCATATCTCCCCCAAGATTCAGTCCCACAGGTAGGTGCCCGAGATCTCAAACTAGTCATGGTCTACTTATACTTCACGACTTTGTTCAACTAGATTTCTTCACCTTTTGGAAAATTTTACAGGGTTTCCAGGAGGTGAAACAAGTTGACCATCGAAATTTTGGCGTGAATCATTTATTGCTGAAAGGCAGCTCTACAGCAAGCCCGGCCAATTGTCACGGGTCATCGGCTATTTTTTTTCCAGCATGCTGATGTGATGGATTCTCATCCAGCCAGTCTTGATTGCCAGACTGCTGGACGCAAGTGGAGCGAATGTCGCTCAGGATGGTCAACGAGTCGAATTGACGTGAGGCAATGTTAATCTTGCCCAAGAGATCAACCAACTCAAGCTCGTTGCTGGTCAGTAGAAGGTTTTTGTCTGGGGCAAATCATCAGCCCCACCAAGCAACTGGATCCAGCAATTGCCTGAATGATTGGTGGCATTTTGCGGGACCCGCATGAAGATCCCCGGCCGGCTGCCCGTCAGTGACCTAGGTAATTAAAAAAACAAGCGAATCGGCGTCGGCGCCATTAGCTAAGTGGTCTTTATCGATGTGTTTCTGGATTTCGAACGAGCCAATAAAATTCTGGCTTGCGGTCTGGCGGCTAGCGCCTTAGCGTCAAGGCTTTGTGTATTTGCTTTTCACTCGAAAAAAAGAGGCCACCCAAAACCTACCGATTCCCAAACTCAGAAACAAAAAATACCATTCCTGAACCTAGGGGATCAACTCCTCGTGCATTAGGTGCTTAGCAAGCTGGCGAAGAGTCGATCACCTCAAAGTTCGCTAGCGGGATCGTTGCCTCGAGCGTTGACCGGAGGCTGCTGGTCGTTGCCCATTGATGGCGGGTCTTGCCGGGCGACCGGCATTTGATGCTGGCCTTGCGGGCCGCTCGCCAGCGGGCTTAGCGGTACCAGTTGACTGTCTTGAGCTGGCATTCCTTGAGCTCGGTTGAGGGGTGCCTTGCTCGCGCTGGTTGCGTTTGCGCTGGGCATTTTGACCGTTTGACTTGCCGCCACCTTGAGCCGGTTTGGCAACGGGCTCTGGTTTCACATAGGCGGCAACTTCACCAATCAGCGCCACAACCAATGGGGAGCTTGCTGTGACCTTGGTGGGCACAACCGAGATCTTGGCCTTGCGAAGCAATTCCGCTAGGTCTTGACGCTGGGTAGGTAGGCAAAGGGTCACCACGTCTCCGGCAGCACCAGCTCTAGCGGTTCGGCCCGAGCGGTGCAGGTAGGCCTTGTGTTCTGCTGGTGGATCAACGTGGATGACCAAGTTGACATCATCGACGTGAACACCTCGGGCCGCAACATCTGTTGCAACTAGTACTTTTACGGTTCCCGCTGCAAAGGCCGCCAGGTTGCGGTCACGTGCATTTTGAGAAAGCGCGCCATGCAGGTCAACCGCTGGGATTCCGGCCTTGGTCAGGTTCTTAGCTAGTTTTTTCGCATGGTGCTTGGTCCGCATGAACAGAATCCGACGGCCAGTTCCCGAGGCCAAAGCCTCAATGAGGGCGTTTTTGGCTTCGGGGTTGCTGGCTTCAAAAACATGGTGAGTCATCTGAGCTACCGGGGAGCTTTCCTCGTCCACAGCATGCATAACCTGATTATTCAAGAAGCGATCCACGAGCTTATTGACCCCGTTATCCAAAGTCGCTGAGAACATGAGGCGCTGACCACCTTTGGGGGTGGCATTCAGAATTCTGGTGACCGAAGGCAAGAAACCTAGATCAGCCATGTGGTCTGCTTCATCAAGCACGGTTATTTGAATGGAGTCAAGTTTCAGAAGGCCCTGCTGCATTAGGTCTTCGAGACGTCCCGGGGTGGCGACAATGATTTCGACACCGTCACGGATTGCTCTTACCTGGCGGGTTTGAGAAACACCACCGAAGATGGTGGTCACTCGAAGGCCCATTACTTCGGCCAGGGGCTGCATGGTGCCTGCAATTTGAGTTGCAAGCTCTCGAGTTGGTGCCAGCACAAGACCTACTGGCATTGCGCCACGGATGCTACCCCTTTGGTTTTTCGCCAATCGAACGACCATTGGGATGCTAAAGGCAAGAGTCTTTCCAGATCCGGTTTTACCGCGACCAAGGACATCCTTGCCGGCCAGGGTGTCGGGAAGGGTGTCAATCTGAATTGGGAAGGGGGAGTCGATTCCTTGTTTGGTGAGTTCTAGGCAGATGCTTTGTGGCACGCCAAGATCGGAAAATGTGTTTTGAGACATGTTTATGTCACTTTCTGGTGATGAGAGCATCACGATGAAACCAGACAATTTGTTTGGCTTTGGGCAAACGCGTCTTTTGACGCATTCGTTCGCCGCAAGAAAAAATCAACCACAGGGTAGTGGGGAGCGTTCTACGACGCAGGAAACAAATTAATGTTTCAAGTAGTACAAGTGTACTGCCGAGAGTTGCTTTGCTGCTGTTTTTTTGTCGGCCTGCGGGTTTGTTGGGAATACCAACTCGGGGCCTGCCGGCCTCATGGTGATTTAACGGTGTCACAGTCCAAAGCCCTGTGATGCCCCAAATCAAGACTGCGACGAGAAATATAAGCGCTCCGCCCTCGGTGACAAAGTCAATTGGGACAAAGAGGACCATAAATAAGCCAAACTACGGGTAGGCGAACAAATGTAATAGTGTTAGCGAATAATTGATTATTAGGGCGGCGGTGAATGGTGATTAGGTTCAAAAAACCGAGCCGCGCAGGTGCGCTTTTTGTAGCGATTTCAATACTTCTAGCGGGATGCTCCCTTTCGAATGTCGAGCAAGACTTGGGTGCAGATCTCCCGGTTGTCCTCACGACCTTTACAGTGCTGGCAGATATCGCCCAAAATGTCGCTGGGGATAAATTAAGAATCGAGTCCATCACCAAGGTGGGGAGCGAAATCCACGGGTATCAACCAACCCCGGGGGATTTGATTCGAGCACAGGATGCTGATTTGATTTTGGATAACGGGTTAAATCTTGAGATTTGGTTCGAAAAGTTCGTTGTTGATTTAGATGTCCCTCACGTTGTAGTCAGTGATGGTGTGGAGCTGATGGAAATTTCAGAGGACTCCTATCGGGGTCTTGCGAACCCCCATGCCTGGATGAGCCCATTGAATGTGATGATCTACGTCGACAATATGCTCAAGGCATTTAGTGCGCTCTCGCCGCAGGACGCTGATTATTTTCAGGCTAATGCAATTAGCTATAAGGAGCAGCTTCAGAAGGTTCAGGATGACCTAATAGCCAAATTGGCAAATCTCAAAGACTCCCAGCGGGCACTGGTTACCTGCGAGGGGGCGTTTTCCTATTTGGCGCGCGATGCTGGGCTGCAGGAGGTCTACATCTGGGCTGTGAATGCTGAGAGTCAAGCAACCCCGAGACAGATTGCCGGGGTTATTGAGTTTGTTACCGCAAATCAAGTTCCCGCCGTATTTTGCGAATCAACGGTGTCGGATGACGCTATGCAGCAGGTGGTGAGTGCGACTGCGGCAAAATTCGGAGGGGTGCTCTTTGTGGATTCGCTTTCTGAGCAAGATGGCCCAGTGCCAACATATCTAGATCTGATCAGATACAACGCCATCAAAATAGCAGCGGGACTTACTGGAGAAGTAAATGACTAACCCCGCGGTTTCAATAAAAGATTTGCACGTGTCCTATGGCGAACTCAAAGCACTGACTGGCGCCACTTTTGAGCTTCCAAAAGCAAGGGTTGTGGGCTTGGTGGGGATGAATGGCTCTGGAAAATCCACACTATTCAAGGCCATTATGGGCATGGTCAAAATTCAAGCTGGCAACATTGTGGTCTTTGGTGAGGACTCGGCAGCTGCTCGCCGCAAAGGCAGCATTGCCTATGTTCCGCAAAGCGAAGAGATCGACTGGAGCTTTCCAGTCTCGGTGCGTGATGTTGTCCTGATGGGCCGTTACGGCAAGATGGGGCCCTCAAGACGGGCTAATGCCGAAGACCACTTGGCCGTAAAGAATGCCTTGGCAAAGGTCGAGCTTGGTGAATACGCAGATCGGCAGATCGGCCAGCTCTCTGGCGGTCAGCGCAAGCGAGCTTTTTTGGCCCGGGCAATTGCTCAAGAAGCCAGAATTTTGTTGTTAGATGAGCCTTTTGCCGGGGTGGATAAAAAATCTGAGGCCACAATCATCAAGCTAATTAAGGGCTTGGCCAGTGAGGGGGCGACCATCTTGGTGTCCACTCATGACCTTCTCGCATTGCCACAGCTAGCCGAGGAATCAATTCTTTTAATGCGTAGGGTTTTGATGCACGACACCACTAAAAATATCCTGCAGCCAAATAATCTGGCTTTGGCCTTTGGGATTGATGTTTTAGCTAGCGGGGATGCCTCATGAACCTAATCGATTTGATTCTCGAGCCTTTGAGTTACGACTTTATGATCAGGGCCTTGATAACCACCTTGGTGGCTGCAATCGTTGGCGCAGTGCTGTCGACCTGGCTGGTGTTGATCGGTTGGTCTTTGATGGGTGATGCTGTTTCACATGCGGTGTTGCCGGGGGTTGTAATCGCCTACGTGTTGGATTTCCCCTTTGCTATCGGCGCCGCCTTCTTCGGCTTTTTGGCGGTTATTTTAATTGGGGTGGTGCGGGACACCAGTCGCGTAAAGGAAGATGCCGCGATTGGGATTGTGTTTACTACCCTCTTTGCACTGGGCTTAGTTTTGATTTCAGTCACCCCATCCCAGACCAATCTCACCCATATTGTTTTCGGGAACTTGTTGGGGGTGTCTTGGGCCGATGTCACCCAGGTAGTTGTGTTGGGTGCCATTACTCTCGGAGTGCTGATTTATAAGCGACGAGACTTTACGTTATTTGCATTTGACCCGAGTCACGCTCGCGCTATCGGTCTGAATCCCAAGCTCATTGGCGCCCTGCTGCTCGCGCTATTGGCACTCACCTCGGTCGTAGCGCTGCAGGCCGTGGGGGTTATTTTGGTTGTTGCCATGCTGATTATTCCAGGAGCAACCGCGTATCTTTTGACTGATCAGTTTTCTAAGATGCTTATTATTGCGCCAGTGATGGCCTCAATTGCCGCAGTCGGTGGGGTCTATTTGAGCTATTACCTAGATACGGCATCGGGTGGCATGGTGGTCCTATCTCAAGGAGCCATGTTCGCATTCGTATACCTATTTAGCCCGCGCCAAGGAATCATCGGCAAAAGAATCAGGGCGGCCAGCCTTGCAAAAACGGCAGGGAAGCTCGAGGCTAAAGCGATTTAATTAGTTGGTGTCTCGGGCTCAATGATTTCCACATAAAGCGCCTGAGCTGCCGCTATGCCGAGGCCAAGCGGCTTACTTGATTCTCTGATCCGGATACTGAAATCATGGGAATACACCTGCGGCTCTAGAACTTCAAGTGGAGTGTCTAGGCCAATTTTATGCTCATCGAAGAACTTTAGGAGTTCGGGATCGGCATCCGAAATACGCCTGACTTGAGCCTTAGAACCGATGGGAACCATGTGCAGTCGAATCGCGTTGGGCACCTCGATGGCGCCACTGGCTGAGGGTATTGGGTCACCGTGGGGATCTCTTTTGGGAAAGCCGAGTTTCTTGTCGAGCTGGTCAATCATGAAATCCGAAACGGCGTGTTCAAGGTTCTCCGCTTCATCATGGACCTGATCCCAGCGATACCCCAAGACCTCAACTAAAAACGTTTCGATCATTCGGTGCCTTCGGACCATAGCCAGAGCGTGAGTTCGGCCGAGATCAGTTAGCTCGATGGCGGCGTAGGGAGAGTAGTTCACGAGCCCCAGCTGTCCGAGTCTTCTCATGCCATCCGATACCGAAGACAACTTGAGCCCGGTTTTTTGAGAGACTTCGGTCGCAGTGACTGAGTTCGACGACCACTCGGTGAGACCCCATATTGCCTTGAGGTAGTTCTGAGTGCTGGTGGTGAGCTCTGATACTGACATGATTCAAGGATAGTTCTTCATTGTCCCAGTCCGCTGAATGCAATTAGTGGATCAGCGCCTCGTAGAGCATATAAAAACCGAGGAGGGTCAGTGCCAACCCGCCAATTCCCCTGAAATTAGCTAACCGTTTTTCGGAGTGGGCCAGCCAGGCCCTGGCTTGACCTGCAGCAATCGCATAGCCACTATCCGACACAATTCCGATGCTAGAAAAGATCACCCCCATCAGCAGCATTTGGGTGATGGGGTTGCCAAGCTCTGGAGAGGTAAATGATGGAAGTGCTGCGATAAAGAACACGAAGGTTTTGGCGTTTGTCAGACCCACGATTACCGAGTCTCTCAAGAGGGTCTTTTTTGATTGGGCAGCCAAATTGGCGGTTAGCGAAAAGTCAGCTCGCTGCCAGATTGCCTTAATTCCCAAGTAAATAATCATTCCGGCTCCGAGCAGCCGAATCATAAAAAACAACACTTCGGATTGCTGGATGATTGCCCCAAGTCCCAAAGCCACCAGCAGTATCTGCACCCCAACCCCCAGGGCGTTCCCCAGAACGCTCAACAAGGCTGGCTTAGTGCCCAAAATTAAAGCGCGGCCCACTGCAAAAAGCACTCCGGGTCCAGGCACCAGAATGATGACCAACGCTAGAAGCGTGAAGGTGATTAGGTTTGAAGTTGATGGCACGACAAGACTTTACTGCAGTTACCAATCTGCCAATAAGGAAACTGAGGTACTAGCCTCGCTATTCTTTTAGGGTGGCTATTGAAGACAGGCTTCGACCAAGAGGCCGATAAAAAAGATCCCAAGGGGTGCCTAATTTACGAGACACATAAAAACCTAAAGGTCATCGCAATCGATGTTGGCGGCACTGAGATCAAAGCGGCAGTTTTTACTGGTCCTAAGCAAGGTGAGGTATTCAGGGTCAAGACGCTTCGCGCGGAGGGCTCTAAAGGAATCACAGCACGAGTTATGAAACTTGTGGCTGATTTGGTAGCACTGGAACCAGAGGCAAAGGCAATTGGTATCGCCTTGGCTGGGCAGATCAACGAGGAGACCGGGGTCGCGGAGGCCTCAGAGAATCTTTACTGGGACAACGTTCCGTTTCGCGACATGATCAAAGCGGCGACTGGCCTTCCGGTTGGCCTGGGTCACGACGTTCGAGCCGGAGGCCTGGCGGAGCAAACTCTTGGGGGCCTAAAAGGCGTTGAGAATGGGTTATTTTTGGCCATCGGTACTGGGATTGCTGGCGCGATGCTGATACAGGGCAAGCTCAACAGCCATAAATTCGGGGGTGAGATTGGCCATCTGAATGTCGGCTCGGATCGATCCTGCGCTTGCGGTTCTTCTGGATGCCTTGAGACAGTGGCCACTGGCCCTTCAATCGCCCAAAGATATTTTGAGAAATCTGGAATTCAGGTTGCCGGTGCGGCGGAAGTATTTGAGTTCTCTAAATCTGGGGACGCATTGGCTGGCCAAGTTTGGGGAGACGCGGTTAGGTCTTTGAGTCTCGCGCTTACTTCATATATTTCAGTCTTAGCACCAGAAGTAATAGTTATCGGCGGGGGAGTATCGAAGGCGGGTGAGGGCTTAATGGGGCCGCTCAGAGCAAATTTAGAGAGTCAGCTGGTCTGGCAGAAGATGCCTTTGATAAAAGCCTCATCATTGGGGGACCTTGCTACCTGCATCGGAGCCTCAATTCTGGCTCAGAATGCCTACGCTGCTGCTAAGGGTTAGTTTTCTTTGATCGTCTTAGGAGCTGGTAAGCATTAGTGGCAAATAGCGCCCAGAGAATCAAAACTGGCTGGAAGAACAGTCGCATGAATCTAGCCTGATCGGTGTCTAAGCCGAAGGCGCTCACCCCGTTTAGCCACTGCGAGATGTTTCCCGGGAAAATCGCTATAAAGAAAAGCGCAGCGGCTAGACCAACCCACTTGCGAAAGGGCCACAAAACCAAAAGGCCCAAGCCCAGTGAAATTTCAACGATTCCAGATGCAACGACCACAAAGTCGGGACTCAGCGGCAACCAGGTTGGCACTTGGGCTTGAAACTCCGCCCTGGCGGTCGTGAGGTGAGAAATGCCGGCTGAGGTGAGTACGAAACCTAGAAGAAGCTGCAGCGCAACCTTTATAATTCTCATTCGGCAGCGGCCAGCGCAATTTCAACCATTGCCCTAAAACCGCTCTCACGCTCTTCTGGGGAGGTGTGGCCAGAGCCATCCATCATGTCTGAAACAGTTACGATTCCAAGCGCCTTGCGCTTGAATCTTGCGGCCAGGGTGTAGAGCATGCTGGTCTCCATTTCCAGGGCCAGGATGCCGTATTCGGTCCACTTATCAAGTGAATTGGTGGTGTCATAGAAAAGATCGCCAGAGGCAACCCCTCCAACATGGAAACTCGAGCCGAGCTCTCGAGCCTTATTCACTGCTTTTTCTAGCAGCTCATAGCTGGCATGCGGGGCAAAGTCCAGGCCATTTGTGGCACGGTGATTAATCTGAGAGTCCGTTGAGGCGGTCATCGCAATCACGACATCGCGTAGCTTTGTGGGTGCAATCCCGCCTGCGGTGCCAACCCGAATCGCGCTCTGGACACCGAACTCCTCAAAGAGCTCCTGTGCGTAAATGCCCATCGAGGGAGCCCCCATGCCGGTGCCCTGAACCGATACTCGCTTGCCGTGATAGCTGCCGGTGTAGCCGAACATGTTGCGGACCGAGTTGTACTGAACGGCGTCCTCTAGAAAGGTTTCTGAAATCCACTTGGCACGTAAGGGGTCACCTGGCAGCAGGATGACTTCGGCAATATCACCGGGTTTTGCATTGATGTGAACGCTCATTAGGTTAACTCCAGTCTGGTTGGGTCGATTTGGCCCTGTTTGCGATAAAGATCGAGCTTTGCTCTGGTGTCTTGAATGTCAAGATTTCGCATTGTCAGCTGACCAATGCGGTCGCTCGGGCCGAAGGCCTCGTCTTGGTTGCGCTCCATTGAAAGCTTCTCTGGGTGATAGCTAAAACCTTCACCCTGAGTGTCGATGATTGTGTAGTCGTCGCCTCGGCGAAGGCGTATTGTGACGCTGCCGTTGATGGCACTGGCCACCCACTTCATAAGCGACTCTCTTAGCATCAGAGTCTGAGGGTCTAGCCAGCGACCCTCGTAGAGAAGTCTTCCCATGCGGCGACCCTCTTGATGGTAGTTCGCAATGGTGTCTTCGTTGTGGATGGCGCTCATCAGCCTCTCGTAAGCAATATGCAAAAGCGCCATGCCTGGGGCTTCGTAGATGCCGCGACTCTTGGCTTCAATGATTCGGTTTTCAATCTGATCGCTCATCCCCAAGCCGTGACGACCGCCAATCTCGTTGGCCTTGAATATCACGTCTACAGCGGAGTCGATTCGCTCGTCGTTAATAGCCACTGGGCGACCCTGAACAAAGGCTATTTTTACGTCTTCGGTTTCAATCTTGACACTCTCGTCCCAAAACTTGACTCCCATGATTGGTTCGACTATTTCATAGGAGGTATTCAAAAATTCCAAAGACTTGGCCTCGTGGGTCGCTCCAAGCATGTTGGCATCGGTTGAATAGGCCTTCTCTTTTGAAGAGCGGTAGGGAAGCTTTCTGGCCTGAAGCCACTCGCTCATCTCGTGCCGGCCACCGAGTTCGGCAACAAAATCCTCATCTAGCCATGGCTTATAAATTTTTAGGTTTGGGTTTGCCAATAATCCGTAGCGGTAAAAGCGCTCAATGTCATTGCCCTTATAGGTGCTGCCATCGCCCCAAATCTCAACGCCATCTTCTTGCATGGCTCGAACCAATAGGGTTCCTGTGACTACCCGGCCAAGGGGAGTGGTGTTGAAATAGACCTTGCCGCCGGTGCGAATGTGAAACGCGCCACAAGCGATTGCTACTAGACCTTCTTCGGCTAATGAATCTCGGCAATCAACCAATCTCCCAGCGGCAGCACCGTATTCGGTGGCGCGCTGAGGGATTGACTCGATGTCGTCCTCGTCGTATTGGCCCAGGTGTGCGGTGTAGGCATAGGGGATGGCACCCTTCTCCTGCATCCAGGCAACCGCCACCGAGGTGTCAAGACCCCCTGAAAATGCGATGCCGACTTTTTGACCAATGGGTAATGAGGCTAAGACTTTAGACATGATTCAAAGCCTAACGAATCGCTAAGCCCGAGCCATCGCCTTTTCGAGGGTATCGAGACCCAATCCGCCAAGATTCAGAGCAGTTTTGTGGAATTCCTTGATATCAAAAGACTCGCCCTTGCGAGCCTTATAGTCATCGCGGATCTGCTCCCAAATTCGCTGGCCGACCTTATAGCTCGGTGCCTGGCCAGGCCAACCAAAGTACCTGGTGACCTCGAAACGAACGAACTCTTTGGACATGTTCACGTTTTTGCCCATGAAATCAAGGGCGTAGTCAAAGTCCCAAACACCCTTGCCGTCGAGGCGCTCTTTGCCAAGGTGCACTCCGATATCCAACACCACTCGAGCGGCACGCATTCTTTGACCATCGAGCATTCCCAAGCGATCCGCCGGGTTATCCAAAAAGCCCAACTCCTCCATCAGTCGCTCAGCATAAAGCGCCCAGCCTTCGCCGTGACCTGAAGTCCAGGAGGCAAGTCTGCGCCAAGCATTTAGAGTGTCTCGCACGTAGGTGGCTTGCGCTACCTGCAGGTGGTGGCCAGGGACTCCCTCGTGATACACGGTGGTTGTTTCACGCCAGGTGTCAAACTCTGTGACACCAACTGGAACCGACCACCACATTCTGCCGGGCCTAGAAAAGTCATCCGATGGGCCGGTGTAGTAAATGCCGCCGTGCTGGGTTGGTGCAATCATGCACTCGAGTTTTTTGAGCGGCTCCGCGATTTCAAAGTGGGTGCCACTTAGAGCCTCGATTGCGTTATCGCTGAGTTTCTGCATCCACTTTTGCAATTCTTCGGTGCCGTGCAGTTTTGTGCTCGGGTCATTCTCGAGGTGCTTAATGGCCTCTTCGACACTTGCTCCTGGCAAAATCTGGTTGGCCACTTCATTTTGCTCAGCAACAATTCGCGCCAGCTCTTCGATGCCCCACTTATAGGTCTCGTCAAGATCCACGGTTGCGCCTAAGAAGCTGCTGGAGAGCATTTGGTAGCGCTCTCTACCAATAG is a genomic window of Candidatus Aquiluna sp. UB-MaderosW2red containing:
- a CDS encoding ROK family protein; the protein is MKTGFDQEADKKDPKGCLIYETHKNLKVIAIDVGGTEIKAAVFTGPKQGEVFRVKTLRAEGSKGITARVMKLVADLVALEPEAKAIGIALAGQINEETGVAEASENLYWDNVPFRDMIKAATGLPVGLGHDVRAGGLAEQTLGGLKGVENGLFLAIGTGIAGAMLIQGKLNSHKFGGEIGHLNVGSDRSCACGSSGCLETVATGPSIAQRYFEKSGIQVAGAAEVFEFSKSGDALAGQVWGDAVRSLSLALTSYISVLAPEVIVIGGGVSKAGEGLMGPLRANLESQLVWQKMPLIKASSLGDLATCIGASILAQNAYAAAKG
- a CDS encoding metal ABC transporter permease, yielding MNLIDLILEPLSYDFMIRALITTLVAAIVGAVLSTWLVLIGWSLMGDAVSHAVLPGVVIAYVLDFPFAIGAAFFGFLAVILIGVVRDTSRVKEDAAIGIVFTTLFALGLVLISVTPSQTNLTHIVFGNLLGVSWADVTQVVVLGAITLGVLIYKRRDFTLFAFDPSHARAIGLNPKLIGALLLALLALTSVVALQAVGVILVVAMLIIPGATAYLLTDQFSKMLIIAPVMASIAAVGGVYLSYYLDTASGGMVVLSQGAMFAFVYLFSPRQGIIGKRIRAASLAKTAGKLEAKAI
- a CDS encoding metal ABC transporter ATP-binding protein; the encoded protein is MTNPAVSIKDLHVSYGELKALTGATFELPKARVVGLVGMNGSGKSTLFKAIMGMVKIQAGNIVVFGEDSAAARRKGSIAYVPQSEEIDWSFPVSVRDVVLMGRYGKMGPSRRANAEDHLAVKNALAKVELGEYADRQIGQLSGGQRKRAFLARAIAQEARILLLDEPFAGVDKKSEATIIKLIKGLASEGATILVSTHDLLALPQLAEESILLMRRVLMHDTTKNILQPNNLALAFGIDVLASGDAS
- a CDS encoding metal ABC transporter substrate-binding protein translates to MVIRFKKPSRAGALFVAISILLAGCSLSNVEQDLGADLPVVLTTFTVLADIAQNVAGDKLRIESITKVGSEIHGYQPTPGDLIRAQDADLILDNGLNLEIWFEKFVVDLDVPHVVVSDGVELMEISEDSYRGLANPHAWMSPLNVMIYVDNMLKAFSALSPQDADYFQANAISYKEQLQKVQDDLIAKLANLKDSQRALVTCEGAFSYLARDAGLQEVYIWAVNAESQATPRQIAGVIEFVTANQVPAVFCESTVSDDAMQQVVSATAAKFGGVLFVDSLSEQDGPVPTYLDLIRYNAIKIAAGLTGEVND
- a CDS encoding metal-dependent transcriptional regulator, producing the protein MSVSELTTSTQNYLKAIWGLTEWSSNSVTATEVSQKTGLKLSSVSDGMRRLGQLGLVNYSPYAAIELTDLGRTHALAMVRRHRMIETFLVEVLGYRWDQVHDEAENLEHAVSDFMIDQLDKKLGFPKRDPHGDPIPSASGAIEVPNAIRLHMVPIGSKAQVRRISDADPELLKFFDEHKIGLDTPLEVLEPQVYSHDFSIRIRESSKPLGLGIAAAQALYVEIIEPETPTN
- a CDS encoding DEAD/DEAH box helicase → MSQNTFSDLGVPQSICLELTKQGIDSPFPIQIDTLPDTLAGKDVLGRGKTGSGKTLAFSIPMVVRLAKNQRGSIRGAMPVGLVLAPTRELATQIAGTMQPLAEVMGLRVTTIFGGVSQTRQVRAIRDGVEIIVATPGRLEDLMQQGLLKLDSIQITVLDEADHMADLGFLPSVTRILNATPKGGQRLMFSATLDNGVNKLVDRFLNNQVMHAVDEESSPVAQMTHHVFEASNPEAKNALIEALASGTGRRILFMRTKHHAKKLAKNLTKAGIPAVDLHGALSQNARDRNLAAFAAGTVKVLVATDVAARGVHVDDVNLVIHVDPPAEHKAYLHRSGRTARAGAAGDVVTLCLPTQRQDLAELLRKAKISVVPTKVTASSPLVVALIGEVAAYVKPEPVAKPAQGGGKSNGQNAQRKRNQREQGTPQPSSRNASSRQSTGTAKPAGERPARPASNAGRPARPAINGQRPAASGQRSRQRSR
- a CDS encoding LysE family translocator yields the protein MPSTSNLITFTLLALVIILVPGPGVLFAVGRALILGTKPALLSVLGNALGVGVQILLVALGLGAIIQQSEVLFFMIRLLGAGMIIYLGIKAIWQRADFSLTANLAAQSKKTLLRDSVIVGLTNAKTFVFFIAALPSFTSPELGNPITQMLLMGVIFSSIGIVSDSGYAIAAGQARAWLAHSEKRLANFRGIGGLALTLLGFYMLYEALIH
- the deoD gene encoding purine-nucleoside phosphorylase; translation: MSVHINAKPGDIAEVILLPGDPLRAKWISETFLEDAVQYNSVRNMFGYTGSYHGKRVSVQGTGMGAPSMGIYAQELFEEFGVQSAIRVGTAGGIAPTKLRDVVIAMTASTDSQINHRATNGLDFAPHASYELLEKAVNKARELGSSFHVGGVASGDLFYDTTNSLDKWTEYGILALEMETSMLYTLAARFKRKALGIVTVSDMMDGSGHTSPEERESGFRAMVEIALAAAE